The stretch of DNA ATACTGTCCCCTAGTGGCAGATTACATCAGCGTTCCTGCTCTTCTTATCTGGGACACATTGCATGGCGCCCCCCATCCACTGGTAAGTTCACTCCTGTGATGAAGGAAGCTGCGTCAGAAGACAGGAAGGCAATTGCTTAAGCAACTTCATCCACTTCCCCGGGTCTTCCAAGTGCATGAGTCTCTTTGCATTTCTCTAGAAACTGGAATTCAAACAAATCATCAAGTCAAACTTATTTCTACACATGTATTGCAGTCTGCCCTATCAAAGGTATTTTAATCTGTTAATATCATAATACAGAGACTTGCACCCTGTTCCCGGCAATTATGCAATTATAGTAAGTAAGGTTATAGATGACACCATATTATGTAATTCTGTTTCCTTTTACTCTTCATGTTGCATGTCCCTTAAACTAGGATATTTTATGGAGAAACAGTTTCAACAGAAAGTGAGCGTGCAAGTCAGATATATTGATATTAAACTGGAGAATCATAATTAAAAAAGCTTGTTGTTTCTTTGACTGTGGATTACAATAAGTTGTTGTTTCAATTTTTATACTATTATTGGTGAAATTTCACTGGGCTGTTCTGGAAAATTGCCTGTATCATACATTCAATATAGAGTGGGCAATTTGCCTGTAGTTTGCCCACACTGGAATATAGGCCAGTCCTACAAAAAGCTGTTCAAATGCAGTGTGGAAAGGGCCTGTTTTGTTGGGGCATAAATGCACAGAGCTAATGCTGATATTCGTTCTCTATGACAAATGACCAAAGCagaaatataaacataaaaaaagtaaaatctgaTCATTGGGCTGTACCTTGGCATATTGTTCTTCATCAAGACCAGCCCGCTTGTGCACTTCAGTGATGATTACACCAGGACAGGAGGGGAATTAAACTGGCATTCTGAAATGAGCTTAAACTACCTGCACACTAATAAAATGGGAAGGAGATGCGAACCACTGCTCCAAAATTTCTAAAACAACTGGATTTTCTCAAGATATCTGGCTAACATAACTGTCAATCACAGGATGAAACTTTACATTTTCCAAAACTTCACAACTATAGTTTTTACTTAAATTCTTATGAAACAataaaccagggcttctcaaactcggtcctggggaccccctgtggctgctggttttcattccaaccaagctctcaactacttaactatacccttaattgatatgataatttgcttaattagaccttttacttgttttcagctcttaaacagttgcagatttcaagttagctgtaacattttataagtaacttgaattgcaactgcttaagagctgaaaacaagtaaaaaaaggtctaattaagcaaatgatcagttcagttAATGGTCTACTTAAGTAATCGAGAgtttggttggaatgaaaacccgcagacacagggggtccccagaactgagtttgagaagccctttaataatacatatttaacttACCAAACAGAATTCACACGCACCTGTTTAGAAGCCAGTTCTGAAAGAAGACATTAAACATTAACTGTAGATATTGAggttctttgtttagttttttccaaCCATAAACTAATAAAACTGATCTAGAACATACCCAGATACGCCTCCTGGTTTACAAAGCAGAGACACGTACACGCGAACTCCATGTTAACCTGAATCTTTAACTAACATCTCTTCACGAATGTCTTACCTAAAGCAGTACATCTTGTGAACTGGTCAATTGCAGATTTTGACATACAATAGGCCAGCACTCCAGGAAACTATAGTGTAAACACATACAAAGGTGATTAGTCCAAACTATAGAAAACCAGTGATGACAACGCAATGGGATAAAAACTGTTCATgttataaaataactaaaaaataaaccagtgcaaattgcattttggtgttaAGATATTGACAAATTTTGCTGGCCATTTTGCGAAATATGGCAGTGTGGTTGCCTTATAAAAACAAAGTTCTAAAAGGAGATTACTTGTGTTGGTACTTACAGATCTTTGCCCATTTACACTGGAGACATTCACAATGCAGCCTTTGCTGTTTACCAGGTGTGGCACAGCAAGGTGGGTGAGATGGTAAACAgaccttgaagaaaaaaaaaagaaaaagaaatcctaataacttgaaattggcaCCCATTTCAGTTCATTTTACTCCAATACAATCAACTTTGGAGGGCAAAGTTATGTAAATCCTTATAagttttaaatacagttcaaaCAGTGGAATGAATCAAATAAACTATGatttgttattaaattatttatagtTTTCTTTTACCATTCACAATTACACTTCAGAAACAGAAATccagttgttttatttgttgtgtaaAAGAGGACACATGCACTGGTATGACATTTCAATGAGGTCACTCTAATGGCACTGTTAGCTGTTAATACAAAATTACTAAAAAACAGGAACAGCAAAGACTATGATACATTtcagcagtttttaaataactgcagttacagtatcTAATGGTCCTATAggtgcagttaaaatgtaatcctagacattgatattacagagctagCATACAACATGCCATCCTGACTCCAGAGCCCAGCCTTATGATGAACCCACATAAATGTTCAATCTGTGTTATTTACAATCCCCCTCATTGAATGTATAAAGACACTATTGGCAAAGGCATTGTCAATGTGCTAAGTGTTTAAGTCCAGTAACCCCAAACCTCTATCAGCAGTGCTCATGGAAACGCATGGATCCCCAGGTCTTgggaacattgctttgtcaggtATCAGGGATGTTCTGGAGGAAATACTTCTGTATGTGTTTCAGCCCCTCACTTTGGGAACCACTGTCTAAAACCTGTTTAAGAAAATGACGGTTATATTTTACCTAACATTAGTGTTCATTACTCTGTCATACTGTTCCATATCAGTCGTCTCAATGCTTCCCATGACGAGGATTCCAGCACTGTTTATGAGCACATCCAGTCTTCCATAGTGATCTACAGTCTTCTCAATGGTCTTCTTAGCAGTGTCTTCATCCATCAGGTCACCAGGTACCAGCAGTGGCTAATGGAGATCACAACAAGAACGCTATTGGAAGATCCACTGTTATGAAACATACCTAGAGAACATTACTAGAAGTTAATGTATGAATTATTACAAAGACACTCAGATACAACACCTCACTTTGTCCAGCAACCTTGCACTGTTTGGCAGTCTTTGTTAAGTTTTCCATGTCTCGCCCATTAAGTGCCAGCTTAGCACCCAACTTGGCAAACAAAATGCTTGTCGAAGCCCCTATTCCTGAGCTGGCGCCAGTGACAAGCGCAACTTTTCCATTGAGAGAGGAGACCTGTGAAATTCAAACAGAAATAGCATGTCCAGTGAGAAACCAGTGTTCACAAACAGACTCAATCCCGACTTTGGAAAGCAAGACCCTTTCAGGGGTGTGCCATTGTTGACGTGTTACCGTTTGTAAAGTGGAAGGCTTCCAGTTACATTTAGCTGTTTTTCTGAGTCATGCTTATCATATTTGTGTTTGCAATGCAAACAGCCTTCACCACGGGATCAAACccgtttgtggcaggctggtttCAGTACTGCCTGGTCAAGGGTCATATGTCTATCACTGACCGGTTTGGGCAATggagcactattattattattattattattattattattattattattattattattattactgtatttgtttcttagcagacgtccttatccagggtgactttagttgttacaaagtaccacaatacaaagtattatattacaaataatagcagttatagaatacaataaaatcagtagtaggagcaaattcaaatgagaaaataaaaaaaatacagtaattaattacgtttgagagcgattaagactaagagcagttacactttaaaaaaagctGGTtgtaagagtaaattccattaagagcacgtaGTCAGTACAATAAATCTGTAAGAACGAGTGCAACTACAAAAAGCAGGAATACGGTTACCTGAATACAGTCaagtgcattttttctttttttacagcacaCAACATGTAGTGAACAATTCAAAGTGTAAACATTTGCGACATTATGTGTGAAGCTGCTGGAAGCAATGAACAGCAAATCCCGCTGGTTTGTATGACACTCGCTataacacactgcactgcacttccATCGAAAGTTAATTTTGTCAGTGTCAGAATCATATGGACAAATCTGAACAGTTCAACTTGGACATTTAAAAGAACTTGCGCATTTGCATACGTTACCTTAAACGGTGCTGCTTCTGCTGCCATGTCCAGTTATAATCGTGAAGAACCTGAGCCCGACTCGTTTGTGACAGTActttaattacagaaagagaaatGCTACTTACATTCAGCCATGATGTGATTAGCAAGGGTGTGTGTCTCCGCCCTTACTAAGGCGTTGAAACCTCTCAAATACCGTATTAATACTAATAAAAGCCCATTCTAAACTCATTTCTTGCTCACTGTACTTTAGGTAAAACAGATTAAATCGTTTTATATCACATTGCTTAATATCACATCCggtttattatcacgatttttcaaaaaccactcgccGTGCAGAGTGGGTTCTTTGACAAATTACCTGTTAATATCATCTCgcaaacccgcttattgtcacgttgtcaaatgctgcgtggacTTTACCAAGTAACCACAGGCTATATTAATTTCCAGCGCAACAACCAATAATCCTCTCGGCTTTtgtgtgcagcctgtcaaatgctgagtgggcggtcttaacggggcacagttcagttacaaaacaccaacgtcaccacaTTTCTTTTCACCATAGTTTGTACAAATGCAAaactaaattttttaaaaatttaaaaaaattcaaacaccAAGTGCAAcccctaattgatagctctcatcagccgacaattcatgtctttttttagataatgacacaaactgtttcgttccagttaatgatacaaaacatgtTGGTGCTGTAGTAAACTGTATGCATCTCATAAATGTACAGAACGACTACATGTACAATATTAAAACGCTGCTCTAACTCAGCgttagtttctttttatttttttcaggcacTCTTGTACAGAAATGACGAAATCAAGGTTTAAAGAAATCAAGCATTACAAAAAAGTTTATTTAGCACAAAACCTGcaaatttaatcttttttttttttaatcagatacaAGTAAATAGCATTTGTATTGAGGTTATCAaaaactgcaataataataataagacattaCACAGTTAAGCAAGTGAGATGCTTCTTACTGTTTCTCTCACCTGTACAGACAGTTTTGCCTAGTCTGAATGAACTAACCCAAAGATCTCTTGTTTCAACTTGGGTTTAACAAGCTATACAGGTTTGTGATATTATATAGGGAGTAACTCGATGGCATTAGCTGGGACATGTACTTAAAGAGCCTATAACTTAACGCCCTCTTCTATTTGGAACCTCCACTGCTTGAATAGATTgtttctatttgatattttaggATGCAGAAGCATTTTATTCCTCCAGTCAACTGATTTTCTATTACAACGTGGTCATGTAACAGGCTGGAGCAGGGCacagaattaaatacatttaaacaaacatgttcatTGTTATACTACATGATACTGAATATTGTGAGATACTGAACATATTATCCAAAAGACATTTTCTCTTCTGGAAAGGATCCTTTGTAGTAACCTTAATAAAGAGCAATCCCTGGTGTTTTTCGTAGATGTTTCCTTGacagtaaaagcattgcacaGCGGTTTCTAAAGCACCCACTGGAAGACGCTAGGCTGCGAATGGGTTAGCATGCATAGTGACATCCTTAATGCGAACTTCATTCAACGGACGGAATGTCTTTTCATTGACTGGAAGCTTCTCTAACTCATCTAACGTTTCCAATCCATCTATcaccctacaaaaaaaaaaaaaaaaaaaaaaagagcatcaCATTATAGATCAGCATCACCCTCTACAGAACACCTACAGCTTTACAAAGGCACGGCTGGAAAACAGTGCAATACAGCTGCAATACGCATTTGCAGATATTGAATGATTTCACCGATCTTCTTTGCTCCTAGAGCTCAAATAATAAGGCAATGTTTGCAAAAGGAATGTTATGATGTAAGGGAAATGGTATATCAGATTGAAGTTTGCTGTACTCAATTTTCTGTTGGACATCCACCTCTTTtaagcatttcagttgaatttgttctgtgttacttcttgattattgctctgattatGGATTTTGGTATTCTATATTTCTTTCTACTGCGCTGTAGCAAtatcctttgttgtagtttgctacaagtgctttttctaacgtgaatccaactcctttgtcttgaccatcatctgctgtgttgccaaaatgttcttctgGCTGTTGACTTTATAATTCAGCTTAATTACCGTGTAATGGTTTTTaatcaatgaatatatatatatatatatatatatatatatatatatatatatatatatatatatatatatatatacagacttaaaaataaataattattaaataacaaatgtttgAAATCTCtaacattatattaattttatctttaataaagattgtttgttaaactgttagcaattgtgtgttttagtttttgtcaAATTAGTGGCTACTGTGCACTAAATGCTTGTatgtaacatgttttcttgaattcttATATTAAGTGTGCCactacttttgtctgcgactgtatattAAGTCAGTAGTACTTTAAGTGATCTCTGAGGTGACATCagatttattaataaaactgcCAGAATTGTTCATTTTTCTTGTACGAAACTCTTGATTAAACCTGATCCACAGAATCCtagaatacagttttgtactgCCAATTTGAAGTCAATATCTCAAAGCTTTGggtctttatcatccagaaaccaaaataTTGAAGTTAAAAGATCCTACTACACTGAAAATTTGAAGCCAGCATCTCACAGGCATGTTTAATAATTTCTTCTGAGACTTACTTtccaaatattgtgtatttcatgTCAAGATGAGGCTGTTTGCCATACGTGATGAAAAACTGAGAAGCGTTGGTATTTGGGCCGTTGTTTGCCATGGACACCACTCCTCTGACattatgctgaaataaattatAGCATGCACATCTGTTAGTTAGGCCTATCACAGTCAGTAATCATAAGAGACAAAGGTTCACATAACGTTGTTAATGTCTTTCAagctacatttttattgtaatattaatatctcaaacaataaaacacagatcATGTAGGGTAAATTACCCAAATTCTAGGTATGTCTGAAAGATAAATCTCACATTACACCCACTTTAGTAATCTTTGGGGTGATCACAAATATTAGTCATAGTTGTTCACCCTACACACATCAGTTCTAGACTTAGctgtattaaattaaacaagtgATAACTATTTGTATACAATATATGCCTAGCACACAAATGTTATATAATggcctgtgtttaatgtaatgaAAACCAAACATACAGCACTTGTGTCTCTAAAAATATGTAAACCGCAAAGAGGAtcctattttaataactaaaGCTTGTTTTTCTGTTAGTATGTAAAAGAATAACTTAACCTAAGTTTCTGAGGTAAGATATTATGAAATACAGGTTAACTAGAAATAAATACTTACCTTAAGATGTTCACTATATTCATCTTCAAATTTCCGTCCCCAAATGCTGGTTCCACCTTTCCCAGTACCTTTGCAAGAAAGTTAGGGGcttgataaatacatttagaaacttAAACCCATCTGACTGTAAATACAGCGTGTCAGTGAAGCCTGTCCCCCGCTACAGCAGCGAATACTAAATTACATTTACCTGTGGGATCGCCTGTCTGTACCATAAATCCTTTGATGTTCCGGTGGAAAATGCAGCCATTGTAGAATCCACTGGCACAGAGTGCTAGAAAATTCTGGAAATTAAAACACAACTAATTAGTAAGCCAGTATACCGGAACACAATTTTCACAAGATGTGACTGCAATCACCGAATTGCTGGGTTTACTCACCTCACATGCTTTTGGCGTTCGTTCACAGAAAAGTTCGATTTTAATATCTCCCAAATCTGAGTGCAACGTCACTGCCTAATTGAAAGAAAAGTATAAGGGAAAATGTGTTTCTTGCACTGaggtttgtcatttaaaaaagtattaatgGCACAGTAGTTTTCTCAATACGTTACTATACAataatcatttcattttaaaacttaaaaaaaatgtcatacatATGTCAATCTATACAGTACGATAAACATTACAATGTATATACTTACAAATTTGAAAAAacttcatttacatttactgtggtaTAACCGACACTAGTTTCTAAACGCGGAGGACTAGTAAATACGCAGTTCCACGCTTCTCAACAATACTAAGACACGTACATTATCATGTTAGAAAGGATATTAAACACGTAACGTTTAGAAATAATGCAATTACCATTCTGGAAACGAAATATCCAAATATCCAGACCAGGTGCCGTGGCTGTTACACCTAAATAATTCCTACCCAACACCACAGACAAAACAGGCAAGTGTTCCGTTGTAGAGAAATGTAAATAGAcctacatacataaataaaatagcataaaGCAGTTTTGTTTGAATCATTGTACCATTTACTAACATAAACATACAATTTAGACAATTAGGTGCGATATAATGCTGTAATGCTGGGTTAAACGCAATACACACCGTGTATTATGGGAATTTAGAGCACATTTCCATGCAACAGGTCGCGCTGTGTCACTTAACCATCCGCAGCATAGTAATCAAAGGGGTAAAATCTTCATTTTCTATCCAGGATACTTTTACTCGCACCAGTAAAGGAATAGTATACTGCATTGGTTGCGCGAAGTGTAACAAACTGAACAAAGGAGAAACAATACGTCGTTTAGCTGATCGCTTCGTGGAACATCTCTGTATAACACAACATCACGCCATACGACATCGCAATTTGTTGGATAAATCACTGCTTGGGACACATGCAGTCAGGATGCAAAAATAACGCTGATTGATTTTCAAACTGCCACTTTGGAATTCGCATTCTATTCTGTCTGAAATCATCATGTCATCATCCTCCAGAACTTTCCCTTTGAAACAacgtgtttataataaaaaacagcacgTCTACCGCACTGATTTTTTTCATCTAACTGAAGGAGGACTGTAGTCCGAAACGTGCTGATATCACTGGACACGTTTTACGTGCCAACATTGCATTTATCTTGAAATGctcattaaaatatacaaaatatacaacaaCAAAGTGATAATAAAGGTGCACAAAGTACAACATACACCCCCAGCCCTTCCTTCCAACTCAGCGGCCCGCACCGGCCGTGACGTAGAGGGAGTCTAAAATGGCGGCAGTAACGACCGCTTTGAATTTCAGCTCAGCGGATAAAGTTTAAAATAACCCTCGAACCGAGGAGTGTTAATTACACCGGGATATGCACACGGAGTAGACTTATTAAGGACGTATCAATCATGGACTCTGTTGTAGGGGAAGACCCGACCCTACCTCTTGATTTCAATAGCAGGTATGCACTGTtagcgatgtgtgtgtgtgtgtcagttaaatttacatcattttaaaatttcaaacttttaaattacaaagcGTCAGATAAGGTTGCCACCGGGCGTTCAAATgttctttgcttttttctttgtgttcttCTACGtgttagtttaaaaaacatttttggtgctTGGTGTCTTGTTATGTGTCATTTACCctgtagttttttattattattattattattattatgtacgaCATACGTCACGTTTTTGTAGTTAATACAGTCGTAGTGATGCAATTTGCTAGTAGAGTCAAGCAAAGCAAAAGACAAAACAACTTCAAGACCTGAGTTATTGTAACtaacataaatacaaatgcattgagATGTATGTACCGCGGTATTTTGTTCAAATAATTGGCATGTTTCCAATAGGTATGCATAAGTGGGCAGGGAAGTGAACGGTATCGTGGCTATGCTGATGATGGCATCGAAGAAAATACAGTCGAGAGCTCTGTGTTACTTATAAATAAGTCACAATTTAAGAACTTTAAATTATTCGAGAAGTATGCAGGCGATGAGACCTAACAAGTTAAATGATAAAGCACTGCCAGTCGGACTTGTTTTTATTTGCCAGTATTGTTGTTACAAGCCCTGGTGGTGTATGGTTTGACAAAACGATTTGGGGAACTTCAGAGGCCAGTACATTTACCCAGTTTGTGTTGCAGCAAGCATACATTGTGTCTTGTCAACGCACCATGTTACAAAATACCTTCTCCTGTCATGTGTCGTTTTTAGATGCACTGCTGTGCGGAAAGCGGAAACTACCAAGCTTAATTAAGGAAAGTACCTCGTGAATATATAGTCCTTGGTGTTTAGTACGTGTTGCAATATCATTGTATTTGGTTGTTAATTGCAATAAGAGAATTGCTTGTACCAGTActtaataaaatcaaattataTCAGTGTTTTGGCTAGTCTTTCTCAATAGCTTGACTGTTTTTCAGAAGCAGCTGTAATGTGTTGTAATATATGAAGTCATTTTACCAGATAATATAGGTTTCATTTCATGTTCAACAAAGACTAAAGCCTCGTCATTTTGACCAGGTCACCAAGGTGAAAACTGATAATGTTGCTGATGCTGTAACTGATAGGGTGGGTGTTATTACTTGCTGCTGTAACCTGATGCTTTGATTCTAGTGGTGCAGTGTGGTTATACCGGTGGTGTTTGGAATTAATTAAGTCTTTACATGGCACCAAACCTGTTAAATTATTTAAAGCGGTAATATGACCTAATTCTGCTCAATTCTAAACTATCCTTGTTGGTCTGTACTAGTATTCCGTAATTTAGCTTTGATTAGCTGAGACAAAAGCGTTCTTGCTACTACAGCATGTGATGGGCTTATTTGATCTCTGGATGCTTGGTCTATAGCTTTAAGAAAGCAAAACCTAAATAACAAAAGGGGAATAACAGTTTGGAGGAAATCCCTCCAGTAGGAAAATAAGTATTAATAGCACAGTATGTTTTTGGAAAGCAGGGGTAATTTAAGCATGGAACGTAACAGAAGTACAGTAATTACCATTATATTTTTGGCCTTAAGTGTCAGCTTCCACAGTACCACACATTACGTTTATAGATAACCTTAAGTTCAACTTTTAGTGCCCCAGTTTGAAAACTGGTTTAACTCGAATTCTCAAATGTTTAACATTTGCCTAATTAAACCTTACATGTTTAACTCAGCACTAGCATGTTCAAGGATTACAAATGGGATTTCATTTATATTAAGGGTGTACCATCCATACACCAGATTTTGTTTTAGTTCCAGGCACTCCTGTAGCGGTCTTTGGGTTTTTAACTGTACAAGcttacaaaaaaagttaaaaaaaaaaaaaaaaaaaaaaaaaaaaaaagattacaacaTTTCCTGGGTGATCATCATTTTTCCCCCAATCCCAAACTTCAAAGATTCATACTGTTCAAATAAAACCTATGGCCCTAGAGAGCTAGGAGTTTAAATTAAGGGCTTTTTCATGGAATATTTGCTTTAGAAAATAGTATAGATGGACAGCGTGAAGTTACTTTCTCAGATCTTTAGGAAATAGGAATGCAAACAAACTTGACGGTTAAGTATTTTTCTGGTAAAGCAGAGACTAAACTGTGTAAGACGTTAACTGCTGTAGTATTTAAGTGAAAGACATGTGTTTTGTGGTACTTTAAAATGTTACCTTGTGCTTGGAGACGTATTGGAGTATTATTGTGCATTAGCAAACTTCCTAAATTAAATTGACACTATTATAATTAGGGagtctgtttttcggtttttattaatttcatttttcagtacaGTACTTGTAGCTGTTTCAAGTTATATGTAAATCGTTTTTGttcggggctttcgctttttatatactgtatgaatattgttttcagttac from Polyodon spathula isolate WHYD16114869_AA chromosome 56, ASM1765450v1, whole genome shotgun sequence encodes:
- the LOC121307489 gene encoding 3-oxoacyl-[acyl-carrier-protein] reductase FabG-like isoform X1; the protein is MAAEAAPFKVSSLNGKVALVTGASSGIGASTSILFAKLGAKLALNGRDMENLTKTAKQCKVAGQSEPLLVPGDLMDEDTAKKTIEKTVDHYGRLDVLINSAGILVMGSIETTDMEQYDRVMNTNVRSVYHLTHLAVPHLVNSKGCIVNVSSVNGQRSFPGVLAYCMSKSAIDQFTRCTALELASKQVRVNSVCPGVIITEVHKRAGLDEEQYAKFLEKCKETHALGRPGEVDEVA
- the LOC121307489 gene encoding 3-oxoacyl-[acyl-carrier-protein] reductase FabG-like isoform X2 is translated as MAAEAAPFKVSSLNGKVALVTGASSGIGASTSILFAKLGAKLALNGRDMENLTKTAKQCKVAGQSEPLLVPGDLMDEDTAKKTIEKTVDHYGRLDVLINSAGILVMGSIETTDMEQYDRVMNTNVRSVYHLTHLAVPHLVNSKGCIVNVSSVNGQRSFPGVLAYCMSKSAIDQFTRCTALELASKQFLEKCKETHALGRPGEVDEVA
- the LOC121307489 gene encoding 3-oxoacyl-[acyl-carrier-protein] reductase FabG-like isoform X3, with protein sequence MAAEAAPFKVSSLNGKVALVTGASSGIGASTSILFAKLGAKLALNGRDMENLTKTAKQCKVAGQSEPLLVPGDLMDEDTAKKTIEKTVDHYGRLDVLINSAGILVMGSIETTDMEQYDRVMNTNVRSVYHLTHLAVPHLVNSKGCIVNVSSVNGQRSFPGVLAYCMSKSAIDQFTRCTALVSREMQRDSCTWKTRGSG
- the LOC121307489 gene encoding 3-oxoacyl-[acyl-carrier-protein] reductase FabG-like isoform X4, translating into MAAEAAPFKVSSLNGKVALVTGASSGIGASTSILFAKLGAKLALNGRDMENLTKTAKQCKVAGQSEPLLVPGDLMDEDTAKKTIEKTVDHYGRLDVLINSAGILVMGSIETTDMEQYDRVMNTNVRSVYHLTHLAVPHLVNSKGCIVNVSSVNGQRSFPGVLAYCMSKSAIDQFTRCTALELASKQVRVNSVCF
- the LOC121307491 gene encoding peptidyl-prolyl cis-trans isomerase-like 3; this translates as MAVTLHSDLGDIKIELFCERTPKACENFLALCASGFYNGCIFHRNIKGFMVQTGDPTGTGKGGTSIWGRKFEDEYSEHLKHNVRGVVSMANNGPNTNASQFFITYGKQPHLDMKYTIFGKVIDGLETLDELEKLPVNEKTFRPLNEVRIKDVTMHANPFAA